Proteins found in one Salvelinus alpinus chromosome 11, SLU_Salpinus.1, whole genome shotgun sequence genomic segment:
- the LOC139533377 gene encoding dentin sialophosphoprotein-like, whose product MRMMMMVMIMMMVMIMMRMVVMRMRRMVMVMMVMMMRRMVMVMMIMMMVMIMMRMVVMRMRRMVMVMMVMMMRRMVMWQASPLSGVSPGGIGQGEERGEDPDGSSARTGQDSRKGWGLALEGFPGVTPTTFPQPTRAQDSGPSPRPAYVRRGRSLKVDDIASDDITEEKLTMSYKTLPGYSEDRLLGEEFGDYGMQRDSPGSESHTGKDPTDHNDSSKSSNSVDSNTSSDSSDSSKSSDSSDSSDSSKSSDSSDSSDSSDSSDSSDSSDSSDSSDSSDSSDSSDSSDSSDSSDSSDSSDSSDSSDSSDSSDSSDSSDSSDSSDSSDSSDSSDSSDSSDSSDSSDSSDSSDSSDSSDSSDSSDSSDSSDSSDSSDSSDSSDSSDSSDSSDSSDSSDSSDSSDSSDSSDSSDSSNSSDSSDSSDSSDSSDSSNSSDSN is encoded by the exons atgaggatgatgatgatggtgatgataatgatgatggtgatgataatgatgagGATGGTGgtgatgaggatgaggaggatggtgatggtgatgatggtgatgatgatgaggagaatggtgatggtgatgatgataatgatgatggtgatgataatgatgagGATGGTGgtgatgaggatgaggaggatggtgatggtgatgatggtgatgatgatgaggaggatggtgatg TGGCAAGCCTCCCCTCTGTCTGGCGTCAGCCCCGGGGGGataggacagggtgaagagagaggagaggacccagATGGCAGCTCAGCCCGGACTGGCCAGGACAGTAGAAAGGGGTGGGGTCTAGCCTTAGAGGGGTTTCCGGGAGTCACGCCTACCACATTCCCTCAACCAACCAGAGCACAGGACAGTGGCCCCTCTCCCAGACCTGCTTACGTGAGGAGGGGGCGTAGTCTCAAGGTTGATGACATCGCCAGCGATGACATTACAGAGGAGAAGCTGACAATGTCCTATAAAACTCTTCCTGGTTACAGTGAGGACCGGTTGCTAGGGGAGGAGTTTGGTGATTATGGGATGCAGAGGGACTCACCCGGCAGTGAATCGCATACCGGGAAAGACCCGACAGATCACAATGACTCCTCCAAATCAAGCAATTCTGTTGACTCTAACACCTCTAGCGATTCAAGCGATTCCTCCAAGTCAAGTGACTCTAGCGATTCAAGCGATTCCTCCAAGTCAAGTGACTCTAGCGATTCAAGCGATTCTAGCGACTCAAGCGATTCTAGCGACTCAAGTGATTCTAGCGACTCAAGCGATTCTAGTGACTCAAGTGATTCTAGCGATTCTAGCGACTCAAGTGATTCTAGCGACTCAAGCGATTCTAGTGACTCAAGTGATTCTAGCGACTCAAGTGATTCTAGCGATTCTAGCGACTCAAGTGATTCTAGCGATTCTAGCGACTCAAGTGATTCTAGCGATTCTAGCGACTCAAGTGATTCAAGTGATTCTAGCGACTCAAGCGATTCTAGCGACTCAAGCGATTCTAGCGACTCAAGCGATTCTAGCGACTCAAGTGATTCTAGTGATTCTAGCGACTCAAGCGATTCTAGCGATTCTAGCGACTCAAGTGATTCTAGCGATTCTAGCGATTCTAGCGACTCAAGTGATTCTAGCGACTCAAGTGATTCTAGCGACTCAAGTGATTCTAGCGACTCAAGTGATTCTAGCAACTCTAGCGACTCAAGTGACTCTAGTGATTCAAGTGACTCTAGTGATTCAAGCAACTCTAGTGATTCTAATTGA